A genomic stretch from Chaetodon auriga isolate fChaAug3 chromosome 17, fChaAug3.hap1, whole genome shotgun sequence includes:
- the znf384a gene encoding zinc finger protein 384a isoform X1, with translation MDDSHFNSSYFWSPVPTVQGQIENAMFLNKTKEQLGPEKTNAPSFPHSSASSTSSPHYPTAVLAIPGSMDAGGGVRVVPKQEGGGGTAGGGGGNSGGAPLSVVGGHLHQSHTSQNITVVPVPSTGIMTAAGLVITTPQGTLVPTASTQSFVTGPHTATTMIVSALHPSNTDKKEDIAVPPAVVMPTPSKRGRKSKQVMGRVAGVGGVLPAGSDALILAHLAAGGQHHTADPYDLSNDEDDHTNKDGPKSYRCRMCAVTFFSKSDMQIHAKSHTEAKPHKCPHCSKSFANSSYLSQHIRIHSGAKPYTCTYCQKTFRQLSHLQQHTRNHTEAKPHKCPHCSKSFANSSYLSQHIRIHTGAKPYTCSYCQKTFRQLSHLQQHTRIHTGDRPYKCNHPGCEKSFTQLSNLQSHRRQHNKDKPYKCHNCNRGYTDAASLEVHLSTHTVKHAKLFSCGLCNRSYTSETYLMKHMRKHNPDPLTVAATVAAQQAQGLTPGGGGGRGRGRGRGRGGGGRAGQLPGQTNPNNATQNPNPGPPGSYQSHQQPTEAVVQCPFDLHQYKTVSASEIQYKPVTVADLPVTHKDLCLTVSTSAIQVEHMNS, from the exons ATGGACGATTCCCATTTCAACTCATCATACTTTTGGTCTCCCGTCCCCACTGTACAAGGACAG ATTGAGAACGCCATGTTCCTGAACAAGACAAAGGAGCAGCTAGGTCCAGAGAAGACCAATGCGCCGTCCTTCCCTCACTCCTCTGCgtcttccacctcctccccccacTACCCCACGGCTGTGCTCGCCATCCCCGGCTCAATGGACGCGGGGGGCGGGGTGCGGGTGGTTCCCAAACAGGAAGGAGGTGGGGGTACCGCAGGAGGAGGCGGTGGCAACAGCGGCGGCGCACCTTTAAGTGTGGTCGGGGGACACCTGCACCAGTCGCACACCTCCCAGAACATCACCGTTGTGCCTGTTCCCTCTACGGGTATCATGACCGCTG CGGGGTTAGTGATCACCACCCCTCAAGGCACACTGGTTCCCACTGCCTCCACGCAGTCCTTTGTAACTGGACCCCACACTGCCACCACCATGATAGTGTCTGCACTGCACCCCTCAAATACAG ACAAGAAGGAGGACATTGCTGTCCCTCCTGCGGTTGTGATGCCGACGCCATCAAAGCGAGGCAGGAAGAGCAAGCAGGTGATGGGAAGAGTGGCTGGAGTGGGCGGGGTCCTCCCTGCAGGAAGCGATGCATTAATATTGGCGCACCTTGCTGCTGGTGGACAG CATCACACTGCTGACCCCTATGACCTGTCCAATGATGAGGATGATCATACCAACAAAGATGGCCCCAAATCCTACAG GTGTCGGATGTGTGCAGTGACGTTCTTCAGCAAGTCAGACATGCAGATCCACGCCAAGTCCCATACCGAGGCCAAGCCCCACAAGTGCCCCCACTGTTCCAAGTCTTTCGCCAACTCCAGCTACCTGTCCCAGCACATCCGCATCCACAGCGGGGCCAAGCCCTACACCTGCACCTACTGCCAGAAAACATTCAGGCAGCTCAGTCACCTACAGCAGCACACACG AAACCACACTGAGGCCAAGCCCCACAAGTGTCCCCACTGCTCCAAGTCGTTTGCCAACTCCAGCTACCTGTCCCAGCACATCCGCATCCACACCGGGGCCAAGCCCTACACCTGCTCCTACTGCCAGAAAACATTCAGGCAGCTCAGTCACCTACAGCAGCACACACG GATCCACACCGGTGACCGACCGTACAAGTGTAACCATCCCGGCTGTGAAAAGTCTTTCACTCAGTTGTCCAACCTACAG TCTCACCGTCGGCAGCACAACAAAGACAAGCCGTACAAGTGCCACAACTGTAACCGTGGGTACACAGATGCTGCCAGCCTGGAGGTGcacctgtccacacacaccGTCAAACATGCCAAGCTGTTCTCCTGCGGCCTCTGTAACCGATCCTATACCTCG GAGACCTATCTAATGAAACACATGAGGAAGCACAACCCCGACCCGCTAACGGTGGCAGCGACGGTAGCTGCTCAACAGGCCCAGGGTCTGACGCCAGGCGGAGGAGGGGGCCGAGGCCGAGGCCGTGgccgagggagaggaggtgggggcaGAGCAGGCCAGCTCCCAGGCCAGACCAACCCTAACAACGCCACCCAGAACCCTAACCCCGGACCCCCAGGCAGCTATCAGTCGCACCAGCAGCCCACGGAAGCTGTGGTTCAATGCCCATTTGACCTGCACCAGTACAAGACAGTGTCAGCCAGCGAGATCCAGTACAAACCAGTCACTGTGGCAGACCTGCCAGTGACACACAAAGACCTCTGCCTCACCGTCTCCACATCAGCCATACAGGTGGAGCACATGAACTCTTAG
- the znf384a gene encoding zinc finger protein 384a isoform X2, producing MFLNKTKEQLGPEKTNAPSFPHSSASSTSSPHYPTAVLAIPGSMDAGGGVRVVPKQEGGGGTAGGGGGNSGGAPLSVVGGHLHQSHTSQNITVVPVPSTGIMTAAGLVITTPQGTLVPTASTQSFVTGPHTATTMIVSALHPSNTDKKEDIAVPPAVVMPTPSKRGRKSKQVMGRVAGVGGVLPAGSDALILAHLAAGGQHHTADPYDLSNDEDDHTNKDGPKSYRCRMCAVTFFSKSDMQIHAKSHTEAKPHKCPHCSKSFANSSYLSQHIRIHSGAKPYTCTYCQKTFRQLSHLQQHTRNHTEAKPHKCPHCSKSFANSSYLSQHIRIHTGAKPYTCSYCQKTFRQLSHLQQHTRIHTGDRPYKCNHPGCEKSFTQLSNLQSHRRQHNKDKPYKCHNCNRGYTDAASLEVHLSTHTVKHAKLFSCGLCNRSYTSETYLMKHMRKHNPDPLTVAATVAAQQAQGLTPGGGGGRGRGRGRGRGGGGRAGQLPGQTNPNNATQNPNPGPPGSYQSHQQPTEAVVQCPFDLHQYKTVSASEIQYKPVTVADLPVTHKDLCLTVSTSAIQVEHMNS from the exons ATGTTCCTGAACAAGACAAAGGAGCAGCTAGGTCCAGAGAAGACCAATGCGCCGTCCTTCCCTCACTCCTCTGCgtcttccacctcctccccccacTACCCCACGGCTGTGCTCGCCATCCCCGGCTCAATGGACGCGGGGGGCGGGGTGCGGGTGGTTCCCAAACAGGAAGGAGGTGGGGGTACCGCAGGAGGAGGCGGTGGCAACAGCGGCGGCGCACCTTTAAGTGTGGTCGGGGGACACCTGCACCAGTCGCACACCTCCCAGAACATCACCGTTGTGCCTGTTCCCTCTACGGGTATCATGACCGCTG CGGGGTTAGTGATCACCACCCCTCAAGGCACACTGGTTCCCACTGCCTCCACGCAGTCCTTTGTAACTGGACCCCACACTGCCACCACCATGATAGTGTCTGCACTGCACCCCTCAAATACAG ACAAGAAGGAGGACATTGCTGTCCCTCCTGCGGTTGTGATGCCGACGCCATCAAAGCGAGGCAGGAAGAGCAAGCAGGTGATGGGAAGAGTGGCTGGAGTGGGCGGGGTCCTCCCTGCAGGAAGCGATGCATTAATATTGGCGCACCTTGCTGCTGGTGGACAG CATCACACTGCTGACCCCTATGACCTGTCCAATGATGAGGATGATCATACCAACAAAGATGGCCCCAAATCCTACAG GTGTCGGATGTGTGCAGTGACGTTCTTCAGCAAGTCAGACATGCAGATCCACGCCAAGTCCCATACCGAGGCCAAGCCCCACAAGTGCCCCCACTGTTCCAAGTCTTTCGCCAACTCCAGCTACCTGTCCCAGCACATCCGCATCCACAGCGGGGCCAAGCCCTACACCTGCACCTACTGCCAGAAAACATTCAGGCAGCTCAGTCACCTACAGCAGCACACACG AAACCACACTGAGGCCAAGCCCCACAAGTGTCCCCACTGCTCCAAGTCGTTTGCCAACTCCAGCTACCTGTCCCAGCACATCCGCATCCACACCGGGGCCAAGCCCTACACCTGCTCCTACTGCCAGAAAACATTCAGGCAGCTCAGTCACCTACAGCAGCACACACG GATCCACACCGGTGACCGACCGTACAAGTGTAACCATCCCGGCTGTGAAAAGTCTTTCACTCAGTTGTCCAACCTACAG TCTCACCGTCGGCAGCACAACAAAGACAAGCCGTACAAGTGCCACAACTGTAACCGTGGGTACACAGATGCTGCCAGCCTGGAGGTGcacctgtccacacacaccGTCAAACATGCCAAGCTGTTCTCCTGCGGCCTCTGTAACCGATCCTATACCTCG GAGACCTATCTAATGAAACACATGAGGAAGCACAACCCCGACCCGCTAACGGTGGCAGCGACGGTAGCTGCTCAACAGGCCCAGGGTCTGACGCCAGGCGGAGGAGGGGGCCGAGGCCGAGGCCGTGgccgagggagaggaggtgggggcaGAGCAGGCCAGCTCCCAGGCCAGACCAACCCTAACAACGCCACCCAGAACCCTAACCCCGGACCCCCAGGCAGCTATCAGTCGCACCAGCAGCCCACGGAAGCTGTGGTTCAATGCCCATTTGACCTGCACCAGTACAAGACAGTGTCAGCCAGCGAGATCCAGTACAAACCAGTCACTGTGGCAGACCTGCCAGTGACACACAAAGACCTCTGCCTCACCGTCTCCACATCAGCCATACAGGTGGAGCACATGAACTCTTAG
- the LOC143335253 gene encoding tubulin beta chain, producing MREIVHIQAGQCGNQIGAKFWEVISDEHGIDPTGTYHGDSDLQLDRISVYYNEATGGKYVPRAILVDLEPGTMDSVRSGPFGQIFRPDNFVFGQSGAGNNWAKGHYTEGAELVDSVLDVVRKEAESCECLQGFQLTHSLGGGTGSGMGTLLISKIREEYPDRIMNTFSVVPSPKVSDTVVEPYNATLSVHQLVENTDETYCIDNEALYDICFRTLKLTTPTYGDLNHLVSATMSGVTTCLRFPGQLNADLRKLAVNMVPFPRLHFFMPGFAPLTSRGSQQYRALTVPELTQQVFDAKNMMAACDPRHGRYLTVAAVFRGRMSMKEVDEQMLNVQNKNSSYFVEWIPNNVKTAVCDIPPRGLKMAVTFIGNSTAIQELFKRISEQFTAMFRRKAFLHWYTGEGMDEMEFTEAESNMNDLVSEYQQYQDATAEEEGEFEEEVEEDA from the exons ATGAGGGAAATCGTGCACATCCAGGCCGGCCAGTGCGGGAACCAGATTGGTGCTAAG ttcTGGGAGGTGATCAGCGACGAGCACGGCATCGACCCGACGGGAACCTACCACGGAGACAGCGACTTGCAGCTGGACAGGATCAGCGTGTATTACAACGAGGCCACTG gtgggAAATATGTGCCCAGAGCCATCCTCGTCGACCTGGAACCAGGCACCATGGACTCGGTCCGCTCGGGACCCTTTGGGCAAATCTTCAGACCTGACAACTTTGTCTTTG GTCAAAGTGGAGCAGGAAACAACTGGGCCAAAGGTCACTACACAGAGGGGGCAGAGCTGGTGGACTCTGTCCTCGATGTGGTGAGAAAAGAGGCTGAGAGCTGCGAGTGTCTGCAAGGTTTCCAGCTCACGCACTCCCTGGGAGGAGGCACCGGCTCTGGCATGGGCACCCTGCTCATCAGCAAGATCCGGGAGGAGTATCCTGACCGCATCATGAACACCTTCAGTGTGGTGCCCTCTCCCAAG gTATCAGACACGGTGGTCGAGCCGTACAATGCCACGCTGTCAGTCCACCAGCTGGTGGAGAACACAGATGAGACCTACTGCATTGACAATGAAGCCCTTTATGACATCTGTTTCCGCACTCTCAAACTCACCACGCCCACCTACGGTGACCTAAACCACCTGGTTTCAGCCACCATGAGCGGAGTGACCACTTGTCTGCGCTTCCCCGGCCAGCTTAACGCTGATCTGAGGAAACTGGCTGTCAACATGGTTCCCTTCCCTCGACTCCACTTCTTCATGCCGGGCTTTGCCCCTCTGACCAGCAGGGGGAGTCAGCAGTACCGCGCCCTGACGGTACCCGAGCTCACCCAGCAAGTGTTTGATGCCAAAAACATGATGGCGGCATGCGACCCTCGCCATGGACGCTACCTGACGGTGGCTGCTGTGTTCCGTGGCCGCATGTCCATGAAGGAGGTGGATGAGCAGATGCTGAACGTCCAAAACAAGAACAGCAGCTACTTTGTGGAGTGGATCCCCAACAACGTCAAGACGGCCGTCTGCGACATTCCGCCACGTGGCCTTAAGATGGCCGTCACCTTCATCGGCAACAGCACAGCCATCCAGGAGCTGTTCAAACGCATCTCTGAGCAGTTCACCGCCATGTTCCGCCGGAAGGCCTTCCTCCACTGGTACACCGGAGAGGGCATGGACGAGATGGAGTTCACTGAGGCGGAGAGCAACATGAATGACCTGGTGTCCGAGTACCAGCAGTACCAGGACGCCAcggctgaggaggagggggagtttGAGGAAGAAGTGGAAGAGGATGCCTAA
- the flot1a gene encoding flotillin-1a isoform X1 gives MFYTCGPNEAMVVSGFCRSPPLMIAGGRVFVIPCIQQIQRISLNTLTLNVKSDKVYTRHGVPISVTGIAQMKIQGQNKQMLAAACQMFMGKSEPEIAQIALETLEGHQRAIIAHLTVEEIYKDRKKFSEQVFKVASSDLVNMGISVVSYTLKDVHDDQDYLHSLGKARTAQVQKDARIGEAKNKRDAVIREAHAMQEKVSAQYKNEIDMAKAQRDYELKKAAYDIEVNTKKAESEMAYQLQVAKTKQRIEEEKMQIKVVERAQQIMLQEQEITRREKELEAKVKKPADAERYRLEKLAEAQRLKLIMEAEAEAESIRVKGEAQAFAVEARGRAEAEQMTKKAEAFQQYKDGAMVDMLLDKLPLIAEQISKPLCEANKVTMVSSGGGEVGAAKLSGEVLDIMTRLPEAVEKLTGVSISQVTRSCTCSHMCTHTAFTSILI, from the exons ATGTTCTACACCTGTGGTCCCAACGAGGCGATGGTGGTGTCAG GCTTCTGTCGGTCTCCCCCGCTGATGATAGCTGGAGGCCGAGTGTTCGTCATCCCGTGCATTCAGCAGATACAGAG GATTTCCCTGAACACTCTCACTCTGAATGTCAAGAGTGATAAAGTCTACACTCGCCACGGGGTGCCCATATCTGTAACGGGGATAGCTCAG ATGAAGATCCAGGGTCAGAATAAACAGATGCTGGCTGCAGCCTGCCAGATGTTCATGGGCAAGTCGGAGCCCGAGATCGCTCAGATCGCCTTGGAGACGCTGGAGGGACACCAGCGGGCCATCATCGCCCACCTCACTGTTGAG GAGATCTACAAGGACCGAAAGAAGTTCTCAGAGCAGGTTTTCAAGGTGGCTTCCTCCGACCTGGTCAACATGGGCATCAGCGTGGTCAGCTACACACTCAAAGATGTTCACGACGACCAG GATTATCTGCATTCACTGGGGAAGGCTCGGACGGCCCAGGTTCAGAAAGACGCTCGCATCGGAGAGGCCAAGAACAAGAGAGATGCTGTGATCAGG GAGGCCCACGCGATGCAGGAGAAAGTGTCGGCTCAGTACAAGAATGAGATTGACATGGCAAAGGCCCAGAGGGACTATGAGCTGAAGAAGGCAGCCTATGACATCGAGGTCAACACTAAGAAGGCTGAGTCAGAGATGGCCTACCAGCTGCAG GTAGCAAAGACGAAGCAGCGTattgaggaggagaagatgcaGATAAAGGTCGTTGAGCGGGCGCAGCAGATCatgctgcaggagcaggagaTCACCCGCAgggagaaggagctggaggccaAGGTGAAGAAACCTGCAGACGCTGAGAGGTACCGCCTGGAGAAACTGGCCGAGGCTCAGCG GCTTAAGTTGATTATGGAGGCCGAGGCCGAAGCCGAGTCCATCAGG GTTAAAGGTGAGGCTCAGGCGTTTGCAGTTGAGGCCAGAGGTCGTGCTGAGGCGGAGCAGATGACGAAGAAGGCGGAGGCCTTCCAGCAGTACAAGGATGGAGCCATGGTGGACATGCTGCTGGACAAACTGCCTCTG ATCGCAGAGCAGATCAGCAAGCCTCTGTGTGAAGCCAACAAGGTCACCATGGTGTCCAGCGGAGGCGGGGAGGTGGGCGCAGCCAAGCTGTCAGGAGAGGTGCTGGACATCATGACCCGCCTCCCGGAGGCGGTGGAGAAGCTGACCGGAGTCTCCATCTCCCAGGTAACACGTTCATGCACCTGCAGCcacatgtgcactcacacaGCATTTACTAGTATATTAATTTGA
- the kifc1 gene encoding kinesin-like protein KIFC1: MSRLPVMSSKRVLTSSSSSENGQDAAPAPKKIRKDPESLKPQAAATIMGCKRPPVAATRAPVSKSVRGMGAATVAVAPSRGVLKQSVASTAAKGGNINKPVAPAATKAGGGGTTRRHAWDLKGKVSDMEGKIRNYQTKVKSVNQENETLRDTMVQNKMRVAEVEKELERQRSQISEYEKELQALSGVQEELEKVSHDKSALQKELSNLEGKYKVIETLRDSQATELETLKMKLSVQESTLARLQVTIRDAEDTIRSLKETVAQQKDELHAGEMERRRLHNTIQELKGNIRVFCRVRPLVDGGLSKHIQLPASDIKTITLAKSEESHTGKAAETQKNYNFSFDRVFGPMASQQEVFEEISLLVQSALDGYNVCCFAYGQTGSGKTYTMEGDEYENARGVIPRAVQQIFRAAEKLGAQGWEFTFTASFVEIYNETLRDLLYTGKASKRPEHEIRKLTNNEVKITNLTYENVSNEDQVLGLIALANQNRSTAQTAQNDRSSRSHSVFQLDIEGVNAGRDVKCKSTLCLVDLAGSERMVKSQSQGERFKEMTAINGSLSNLGIVISALANKESFIPYRNSKLTYLLQGCLGGNSKTLMFVNIAPEPESFGETLNSLRFASKVNDCVIGTASANRK; this comes from the exons ATGTCCCGCTTGCCTGTCATGTCAAGCAAAAGGGTCctcacaagcagcagcagctcggagAATGGCCAAGACGCTGCTCCTGCTCCG AAGAAGATTCGTAAGGACCCAGAGTCTCTCAAGCCACAGGCAGCAGCTACTATCATGGGGTGCAAGCGGCCTCCTGTTGCAGCAACCAGGGCGCCAGTTT CTAAGTCGGTCAGAGGCATGGGGGCTGCCACCGTGGCTGTTGCTCCTTCCAGAG GTGTCCTGAAACAATCTGTAGCTTCAACTGCAGCCAAGGGAGGCAACATTAACAAACCTGTagcacctgctgccacaaaAGCAG GTGGGGGCGGGACCACCAGGCGGCATGCATGGGACCTGAAGGGCAAGGTCAGCGACATGGAGGGTAAGATCCGTAACTACCAGACCAAGGTCAAATCTGTCAACCAGGAGAACGAGACTCTGAGAGACACGATGGTCCAGAACAAAATGAGAGTGGCTGAAGTGGAGAAAGAGCTCGAGAGGCAGAGGAGCCAGATCAG TGAGTAtgagaaggagctgcaggcaTTGTCAGGAGTccaggaggagttggagaaaGTCTCTCATGATAAGAGCGCTCTTCAAAAAGAGCTCTCCAACTTAGAGGGCAAATACAAGGTCATTGAGACTCTCCGAGACAGCCAAGCGACGGAGCTGGAAACTCTCAAG ATGAAGCTTTCAGTGCAGGAGTCAACTCTGGCCCGCCTGCAGGTGACCATCAGAGACGCAGAGGACACGATCCGCTCGCTCAAAGAGACTGTGGCCCAGCAGAAGGACGAGCTTCACGCCGGCGAGATGGAGCGCAGGCGGCTCCACAACACCATCCAGGAGCTCAAG GGCAACATCAGAGTCTTCTGCAGAGTGCGCCCACTGGTGGATGGAGGCCTCAGTAAGCACATCCAGCTCCCAGCCAGTGACATCAAGACGATTACACTGGCCAAATCGGAGGAG TCTCACACAGGCAAAGCTGCAGAGACTCAGAAGAATTACAACTTCAGTTTTGACCGTGTGTTTGGCCCCATGGCTTCACAGCAGGAG GTCTTTGAAGAGATCTCGCTGCTGGTGCAGTCAGCACTGGACGGTTACAACGTCTGCTGCTTTGCCTAtggccagacaggaagtggaaagacgTACACCATGGAGGGAGACGAATATGAGAACGCCAGAGGTGTCATTCCCAGAGCCGTGCAGCAGATCTTCAGAGCAGCGGAGAAGCTGGGAGCCCAAGGCTGGGAG TTCACCTTCACGGCGAGCTTTGTTGAAATTTACAACGAGACCCTGAGAGACCTCCTCTACACCGGGAAGGCCAGCAAGAGGCCTGAGCACGAGATCCGAAAGCTGACCAACAACGAGGTGAAGATCACCAACCTCACCTACGAAAACGTCTCCAACGAGGATCAG GTTCTCGGCCTGATTGCGTTGGCCAATCAGAATCGCTCCACAGCCCAGACGGCCCAGAACGACCGCTCCTCTCGCTCCCATTCTGTCTTCCAGCTGGATATCGAGGGAGTGAATGCTGGCAGGGATGTCAAGTGCAAGT cCACTCTGTGCCTGGTGGACTTGGCCGGCAGTGAGCGCATGGTGAAGAGTCAGTCTCAGGGCGAGCGCTTCAAAGAGATGACGGCCATCAACGGCTCCCTGTCCAACCTGGGCATCGTCATCAGCGCGCTGGCCAACAAG gagAGCTTCATTCCATACAGGAACTCCAAGCTTACCTACCTTCTGCAGGGCTGCTTGGGCGGAAACAGCAAAAC CCTGATGTTTGTCAACATCGCCCCAGAGCCAGAAAGCTTTGGAGAAACCCTCAATTCCCTGAGGTTTGCCAGCAAG
- the flot1a gene encoding flotillin-1a isoform X2, giving the protein MFYTCGPNEAMVVSGFCRSPPLMIAGGRVFVIPCIQQIQRISLNTLTLNVKSDKVYTRHGVPISVTGIAQMKIQGQNKQMLAAACQMFMGKSEPEIAQIALETLEGHQRAIIAHLTVEEIYKDRKKFSEQVFKVASSDLVNMGISVVSYTLKDVHDDQDYLHSLGKARTAQVQKDARIGEAKNKRDAVIREAHAMQEKVSAQYKNEIDMAKAQRDYELKKAAYDIEVNTKKAESEMAYQLQVAKTKQRIEEEKMQIKVVERAQQIMLQEQEITRREKELEAKVKKPADAERYRLEKLAEAQRLKLIMEAEAEAESIRVKGEAQAFAVEARGRAEAEQMTKKAEAFQQYKDGAMVDMLLDKLPLIAEQISKPLCEANKVTMVSSGGGEVGAAKLSGEVLDIMTRLPEAVEKLTGVSISQVTSCTG; this is encoded by the exons ATGTTCTACACCTGTGGTCCCAACGAGGCGATGGTGGTGTCAG GCTTCTGTCGGTCTCCCCCGCTGATGATAGCTGGAGGCCGAGTGTTCGTCATCCCGTGCATTCAGCAGATACAGAG GATTTCCCTGAACACTCTCACTCTGAATGTCAAGAGTGATAAAGTCTACACTCGCCACGGGGTGCCCATATCTGTAACGGGGATAGCTCAG ATGAAGATCCAGGGTCAGAATAAACAGATGCTGGCTGCAGCCTGCCAGATGTTCATGGGCAAGTCGGAGCCCGAGATCGCTCAGATCGCCTTGGAGACGCTGGAGGGACACCAGCGGGCCATCATCGCCCACCTCACTGTTGAG GAGATCTACAAGGACCGAAAGAAGTTCTCAGAGCAGGTTTTCAAGGTGGCTTCCTCCGACCTGGTCAACATGGGCATCAGCGTGGTCAGCTACACACTCAAAGATGTTCACGACGACCAG GATTATCTGCATTCACTGGGGAAGGCTCGGACGGCCCAGGTTCAGAAAGACGCTCGCATCGGAGAGGCCAAGAACAAGAGAGATGCTGTGATCAGG GAGGCCCACGCGATGCAGGAGAAAGTGTCGGCTCAGTACAAGAATGAGATTGACATGGCAAAGGCCCAGAGGGACTATGAGCTGAAGAAGGCAGCCTATGACATCGAGGTCAACACTAAGAAGGCTGAGTCAGAGATGGCCTACCAGCTGCAG GTAGCAAAGACGAAGCAGCGTattgaggaggagaagatgcaGATAAAGGTCGTTGAGCGGGCGCAGCAGATCatgctgcaggagcaggagaTCACCCGCAgggagaaggagctggaggccaAGGTGAAGAAACCTGCAGACGCTGAGAGGTACCGCCTGGAGAAACTGGCCGAGGCTCAGCG GCTTAAGTTGATTATGGAGGCCGAGGCCGAAGCCGAGTCCATCAGG GTTAAAGGTGAGGCTCAGGCGTTTGCAGTTGAGGCCAGAGGTCGTGCTGAGGCGGAGCAGATGACGAAGAAGGCGGAGGCCTTCCAGCAGTACAAGGATGGAGCCATGGTGGACATGCTGCTGGACAAACTGCCTCTG ATCGCAGAGCAGATCAGCAAGCCTCTGTGTGAAGCCAACAAGGTCACCATGGTGTCCAGCGGAGGCGGGGAGGTGGGCGCAGCCAAGCTGTCAGGAGAGGTGCTGGACATCATGACCCGCCTCCCGGAGGCGGTGGAGAAGCTGACCGGAGTCTCCATCTCCCAG GTGACCTCTTGTACCGGCTGA